A genomic stretch from Kribbella jejuensis includes:
- a CDS encoding alpha/beta fold hydrolase — MDEIDFPLPDGRVLHAYDSAPGDNERAVVVWHHGTPGLGTPPAPLDAAAEELGIRWISFDRPGYGGSTPAPGRTVGSVAADLTTVLDTLGIRRCAQLGYSGGGTYALGAAALLGDRVTAVATLAAIAPYPDDTAKGLDWYDGMIASGLASLHAAADGREARLANEAVEYDPEFTAADLAMFDGPWGWLGSVAGGPHGPDGPVDDDCSYVQPWHWATITAPTLLVHGTADRIIPWSHARWLAENLPAATLDIRQDLSHITILDQAEPALRWIRKQIG, encoded by the coding sequence ATGGACGAGATCGACTTCCCGCTGCCCGATGGCCGGGTGCTGCACGCCTACGACAGCGCGCCCGGCGACAACGAGCGGGCCGTGGTGGTCTGGCACCACGGCACTCCGGGGCTCGGTACGCCGCCCGCGCCGCTCGACGCGGCCGCCGAGGAGCTCGGGATCAGGTGGATCTCGTTCGACCGGCCGGGGTACGGCGGGTCGACGCCCGCGCCGGGCCGTACGGTCGGATCCGTCGCCGCCGACCTGACCACGGTCCTCGACACGCTCGGCATCCGGCGCTGCGCCCAGCTCGGCTACTCCGGCGGCGGCACGTACGCGCTCGGCGCCGCCGCCCTCCTCGGCGACCGGGTCACGGCCGTCGCCACCCTCGCCGCGATCGCGCCGTACCCGGACGACACAGCGAAAGGCCTCGACTGGTACGACGGCATGATCGCGTCCGGTCTCGCCTCGCTGCACGCCGCGGCGGACGGCCGGGAGGCGCGGCTGGCGAACGAGGCCGTCGAGTACGACCCGGAGTTCACCGCGGCCGACCTCGCGATGTTCGACGGACCGTGGGGCTGGCTCGGCTCCGTGGCCGGCGGTCCGCACGGACCCGACGGCCCGGTCGACGACGACTGCTCGTACGTCCAACCGTGGCACTGGGCAACGATCACCGCGCCGACGCTGCTCGTACACGGCACCGCCGACCGGATCATCCCGTGGTCACACGCCCGCTGGCTCGCGGAGAACCTTCCGGCCGCGACCCTCGACATACGCCAAGATCTCAGCCACATCACGATCCTCGATCAGGCGGAACCCGCCCTGCGGTGGATCCGCAAACAGATCGGCTGA
- a CDS encoding YciI family protein, with translation MKYLLMIHSNPVTWSHPSFLHTEEGKSLPKKARDALVDQLNNLLEELRASGELITAVPLDPPAKTRVVRVREGIRATTDGPYSEAKEQLAGVFLIDVASQERAEEVAATIPEAAFYAVEVRPVSVFD, from the coding sequence ATGAAGTACCTGCTGATGATCCACAGCAACCCGGTCACCTGGAGCCACCCGTCCTTCCTGCACACCGAGGAAGGCAAATCGCTGCCGAAGAAGGCCCGTGACGCGCTGGTCGACCAACTCAACAACCTGCTCGAGGAACTGCGCGCGAGCGGCGAACTGATCACCGCCGTCCCGCTCGACCCGCCGGCGAAGACCCGGGTGGTCCGCGTCCGCGAAGGCATTCGGGCCACCACCGACGGCCCGTACTCCGAGGCGAAGGAACAGTTGGCCGGCGTCTTCCTGATCGACGTAGCCAGCCAGGAACGCGCCGAGGAAGTGGCCGCCACCATCCCGGAGGCCGCCTTCTACGCCGTAGAGGTCCGCCCGGTCTCGGTCTTCGACTAG
- a CDS encoding N-acetylglucosamine kinase, with the protein MSDVLVLGGDLGGTSTRIVVADSEGNVIGRGAAAGGNPTSHPASAAANFGQALHAALTGLDPAAIKSAVVGMAGGVALQRPEVAAQFDAAWTGAGLTVPPGYIGDLEVAFASGTPEPDGTVLIAGTGSNVGLVRNHQLQRTAGGHGWLLGDDGSGFWLGREAVRSVLESLDLREPLGLLGQAVVQAILPGRDEDLVAHREGYDALRDLLVMTVNSRPPVMLAELAPAVIAAYHQQDETARALVKRAAELLTETAARLKVTSDSGPMVLAGSVAGESSPVGQLIREHFAGDVRTAKDGVGGATWLALAALDLATTENHTRLVEH; encoded by the coding sequence ATGTCGGACGTACTGGTCCTGGGCGGGGACCTCGGTGGCACCTCCACCCGGATCGTGGTCGCGGATTCCGAGGGCAACGTGATCGGCCGCGGCGCTGCCGCCGGCGGCAATCCGACCAGTCATCCGGCGAGCGCGGCGGCGAACTTCGGTCAGGCGTTGCACGCGGCCCTCACCGGGCTGGACCCGGCCGCGATCAAGTCTGCGGTGGTCGGGATGGCCGGCGGCGTCGCGCTCCAGCGCCCGGAGGTCGCGGCCCAGTTCGACGCGGCGTGGACCGGTGCGGGGCTCACGGTGCCGCCCGGCTACATCGGGGATCTCGAGGTCGCGTTCGCCTCCGGTACGCCGGAACCCGACGGGACGGTGCTGATCGCGGGGACGGGCAGCAACGTCGGGCTGGTCCGCAATCACCAGCTGCAGCGGACCGCGGGCGGGCACGGGTGGCTGCTGGGCGACGACGGATCCGGCTTCTGGCTGGGCCGCGAGGCGGTCCGGAGCGTGCTGGAGTCGCTGGATCTGCGGGAGCCGCTCGGATTGCTCGGGCAGGCCGTCGTACAGGCGATCCTGCCCGGCCGGGACGAGGATCTGGTGGCACACCGTGAAGGATACGACGCGCTACGTGATTTGCTGGTGATGACGGTGAACAGCCGCCCGCCGGTCATGCTCGCCGAACTGGCGCCGGCCGTCATCGCGGCGTATCACCAGCAGGACGAAACTGCGCGGGCCCTGGTGAAACGCGCAGCCGAACTGCTCACCGAAACCGCCGCCCGGCTGAAGGTCACCTCGGACAGCGGCCCGATGGTGCTGGCAGGCAGCGTCGCCGGCGAGTCCTCCCCGGTAGGTCAACTGATCCGGGAGCACTTCGCCGGCGACGTCCGCACCGCCAAAGACGGGGTGGGCGGTGCCACCTGGCTGGCCCTGGCCGCCCTCGACCTGGCCACCACCGAGAACCACACCCGCCTGGTAGAGCACTAG
- a CDS encoding sugar isomerase domain-containing protein produces MGSTNTGDAGVSAQAYFQTLMPIMAAVTAQIDGPIQDAADLMTTSLRANGVIQAFGSGHSEALAMEIAGRAGGLIATNRIALRDLVLLGGEPPELLRSAELERDPQYSRKLYELSAAREGDLFVIASNSGVNGSIVELANVVKEKGHPLIAITSLQHTGGMESRHPSGKKLIDFADVVLDNHAPFGDSVLDLPGGAGKVCAVSSITAALIAQMLVAEVLRRMTAAGETPPVYLSANIPGGDDHNHALEALYAGRIRRTA; encoded by the coding sequence ATGGGCAGCACTAACACGGGCGACGCGGGCGTGAGCGCACAGGCGTACTTCCAGACGTTGATGCCGATCATGGCCGCGGTGACCGCGCAGATCGACGGCCCGATCCAGGACGCCGCCGACCTGATGACCACGTCGCTGCGCGCGAACGGCGTGATCCAGGCGTTCGGCTCCGGGCACTCCGAGGCGCTCGCGATGGAGATCGCCGGCCGCGCCGGCGGTCTGATCGCCACCAACCGGATCGCGTTGCGCGACCTGGTGCTGCTCGGCGGCGAGCCGCCGGAGCTGCTGCGCAGCGCCGAGCTCGAGCGCGACCCGCAGTACTCGCGGAAGCTCTACGAACTGTCCGCGGCCCGCGAGGGCGACCTGTTCGTGATCGCCTCCAACTCCGGCGTGAACGGCTCGATCGTCGAGCTCGCGAACGTGGTCAAGGAGAAGGGCCACCCGCTGATCGCGATCACCTCGCTGCAGCACACCGGCGGGATGGAGTCCCGGCATCCGTCCGGCAAGAAGCTGATCGACTTCGCCGATGTCGTGCTCGACAACCACGCGCCGTTCGGCGACTCGGTGCTGGACCTGCCCGGCGGCGCCGGCAAGGTCTGCGCGGTCTCGTCGATCACTGCCGCGCTGATCGCACAGATGCTCGTCGCCGAGGTGCTCCGCCGGATGACCGCCGCCGGCGAGACCCCGCCGGTCTACCTGTCCGCGAACATCCCCGGCGGCGACGACCACAACCACGCCCTCGAGGCTTTGTACGCCGGCCGCATCCGCCGTACCGCCTGA
- the ngcE gene encoding N-acetylglucosamine/diacetylchitobiose ABC transporter substrate-binding protein, giving the protein MLRRRSLLQGALAGAVLAGCSKPPVVPVVSRDNPFSVDASAPVDVVVSEEYGGFAAAAYRKKYAAAAISPKVTARLSDDLLPRFATGTPPDVALSTGDQKLELGKLVKDNQLADLQQLLEAPSWDDASAKVQDQLLPDMLEVGRFDGTQRTVNYISTVYGIWYSAGLFQRNGWDVPRSWAELLALGTEMKAAGLGPFSYAGAHPYYLLELVLTLAAKTGGPDVTKRIDNLEDGAWQDESVTAAITAVGQLAKRGLLAPGTAQYDHIGSQRRFLAAKAGMLPCGNWLENEMKGLVKDDFALSMFAVPPLDSSPALPSGLHVAATAPFFVPEKAKHKAGGLEYLRALLSADVAAQVTSESKQLTIVRGAADGLELTTALSSARDLVAAAGDQIIKWYFDTWYPAFATAAAEATGQFMAGGLQQPEWTTRIQAAADQLKQDDAVTKYHRD; this is encoded by the coding sequence GTGTTGAGACGGCGGTCGTTACTGCAGGGGGCGTTGGCCGGTGCCGTGCTGGCCGGGTGTTCGAAGCCACCGGTTGTGCCGGTTGTGTCGCGCGACAACCCGTTCAGCGTGGACGCGAGTGCGCCGGTCGACGTGGTGGTCAGCGAGGAGTACGGCGGGTTCGCGGCCGCGGCGTACCGGAAGAAGTACGCCGCCGCGGCGATCAGCCCGAAGGTGACGGCGCGGCTGTCGGACGACCTGTTGCCGCGGTTCGCGACCGGTACGCCGCCTGATGTCGCGCTGTCCACCGGTGATCAGAAGCTCGAGCTCGGCAAGCTGGTCAAGGACAACCAGCTGGCCGACCTGCAACAGTTGCTGGAGGCACCTTCCTGGGACGACGCGTCCGCGAAGGTGCAGGACCAGCTGCTGCCGGACATGCTCGAGGTCGGCCGGTTCGACGGCACGCAGCGGACCGTCAACTACATCTCGACCGTCTACGGGATCTGGTACTCGGCCGGCCTGTTCCAGCGCAACGGTTGGGACGTCCCACGCAGCTGGGCGGAACTGCTTGCCCTCGGCACCGAAATGAAAGCGGCCGGTCTCGGCCCGTTCAGCTACGCCGGCGCGCACCCGTACTACCTGCTCGAGCTGGTTCTCACCCTGGCCGCGAAGACCGGCGGCCCGGACGTCACGAAGCGGATCGACAACCTCGAGGACGGTGCCTGGCAGGACGAGAGCGTCACCGCGGCGATCACCGCCGTCGGTCAGCTGGCCAAGCGCGGGTTGCTCGCGCCCGGCACCGCGCAGTACGACCACATCGGTTCGCAGCGGCGCTTCCTCGCCGCGAAGGCCGGCATGCTGCCGTGCGGGAACTGGCTCGAGAACGAGATGAAGGGCCTGGTCAAGGACGACTTCGCGCTCAGCATGTTCGCGGTACCGCCGCTGGACTCGTCACCGGCACTCCCGAGCGGGCTGCACGTCGCCGCGACCGCGCCGTTCTTCGTACCGGAGAAGGCGAAGCACAAGGCCGGCGGGCTCGAGTACCTGCGGGCGCTGCTGTCCGCGGACGTCGCGGCGCAGGTCACCTCGGAGTCCAAGCAGCTCACGATCGTCCGCGGTGCGGCCGACGGGCTGGAGCTGACCACGGCGCTGAGCTCGGCGCGGGACCTGGTGGCGGCGGCCGGCGACCAGATCATCAAGTGGTACTTCGACACCTGGTACCCGGCGTTCGCGACCGCGGCCGCCGAGGCCACCGGCCAGTTCATGGCCGGCGGCCTCCAGCAGCCCGAATGGACCACCCGGATCCAGGCCGCCGCCGACCAGCTCAAACAGGACGATGCGGTGACCAAATATCACCGGGATTAA
- the trpS gene encoding tryptophan--tRNA ligase, with translation MSQAASDPSAAGSQRRPRVLSGIQPTADSFHFGNYLGAVRQWVALQEDHEAFYCVVDLHAITVEYDPKALRERTRRSAAQLLAAGIDPERSTLFVQSQVPEHAQLAWVMSCITGMGEASRMTQFKDKTAKGGADRATVGLFTYPILQAADILVYQADRVPVGEDQRQHVELTRDLAQRFNHRFGKTFRVPEAYIVKETAKIFDLQDPSSKMSKSSSSPAGIIDLLDDPKASAKKIRSAVTDSGRDVIFDEENKPGVANLLTIFSALTGKKISELEDEYAGRGYGDFKKDLAEVVVEFVTPFREKTMTYLDDKAQLDAILAAGAERARAVTEPTLAKVYDRLGFVPGPAR, from the coding sequence ATGTCCCAAGCTGCGTCTGACCCCTCCGCAGCCGGTTCCCAGCGACGCCCGCGCGTGCTCTCCGGGATCCAGCCGACGGCGGACTCCTTCCACTTCGGCAACTACCTCGGTGCGGTGCGGCAGTGGGTGGCCCTGCAGGAGGACCACGAGGCGTTCTACTGCGTGGTCGACCTGCACGCGATCACCGTCGAGTACGACCCGAAGGCGCTCCGCGAGCGCACCCGCCGGTCGGCGGCGCAGCTGCTCGCGGCCGGGATCGACCCGGAGCGGTCCACGCTGTTCGTCCAGTCGCAGGTGCCGGAGCACGCCCAGCTCGCCTGGGTGATGTCCTGCATCACCGGGATGGGCGAGGCGAGCCGGATGACGCAGTTCAAGGACAAGACCGCGAAGGGCGGCGCCGACCGCGCCACGGTCGGCCTGTTCACGTACCCGATCCTGCAGGCCGCGGACATCCTGGTGTACCAGGCCGATCGGGTCCCGGTCGGCGAGGACCAGCGCCAGCACGTGGAGCTGACCCGCGACCTGGCGCAGCGCTTCAACCACCGGTTCGGCAAGACCTTCCGGGTGCCCGAGGCGTACATCGTCAAGGAGACCGCGAAGATCTTCGACCTGCAGGACCCGTCGTCGAAGATGAGCAAGTCCAGCTCGTCCCCGGCCGGCATCATCGACCTGCTCGACGACCCGAAGGCGAGCGCGAAGAAGATCCGCTCGGCGGTCACCGACTCCGGCCGGGACGTGATCTTCGACGAGGAGAACAAGCCCGGTGTCGCGAACCTGCTGACGATCTTCTCGGCGCTGACCGGGAAGAAGATCAGCGAGCTCGAGGACGAGTACGCCGGCCGCGGGTACGGCGACTTCAAGAAGGACCTGGCCGAGGTGGTGGTCGAGTTCGTCACCCCGTTCCGGGAGAAGACGATGACCTACCTGGACGACAAGGCGCAGCTGGACGCGATCCTCGCGGCCGGCGCCGAGCGCGCCCGGGCGGTCACCGAGCCGACACTGGCCAAGGTCTACGACCGGCTGGGCTTCGTCCCCGGCCCGGCCCGATGA
- a CDS encoding 2'-5' RNA ligase family protein has translation MTTIGVAIPIAEPYGTELQKYRADFGDPMAASIPTHVTLLPPTEIEAGDLELIDEHLLAVAARFPRFRIRLRGTATFRPVSPVVFVPLAEGISSCEVLQSQVRSGPLQVDLKFPYHPHVTVAHDLGKEALDRAYDALSEYDCDFDVEYFSRYEHGADGVWRPQRSFPLAG, from the coding sequence ATGACGACGATCGGTGTCGCGATCCCGATCGCGGAGCCGTACGGGACCGAGCTGCAGAAGTACCGGGCCGACTTCGGCGACCCGATGGCGGCGTCGATCCCGACCCACGTCACGCTGCTGCCGCCGACCGAGATCGAGGCCGGTGACCTGGAGCTGATCGACGAGCACCTGCTCGCGGTCGCGGCCCGGTTCCCGCGGTTCCGGATCCGGCTGCGCGGTACGGCGACCTTCCGGCCGGTCTCGCCGGTGGTGTTCGTACCGCTCGCGGAGGGCATCTCGTCCTGCGAGGTGCTGCAGTCGCAGGTCCGGTCCGGCCCGCTGCAGGTCGACCTGAAGTTCCCGTACCACCCGCACGTCACGGTCGCCCACGACCTCGGCAAGGAGGCGCTGGACCGGGCGTACGACGCGTTGTCGGAGTACGACTGCGACTTCGACGTCGAGTACTTCAGCCGATACGAACACGGCGCCGACGGCGTGTGGCGCCCACAGCGATCGTTCCCGCTGGCAGGCTGA
- a CDS encoding YihY/virulence factor BrkB family protein: MKKLKAVWQRFSRTQLWRAWQRYGNRRGNRLAGATSFFGFLSLFPLIVLAAAITGPLLGGEAIKALKKALQQNLPGIGNRIDIDGLIAHAGTIGLISGVSLLLTGLGWIDSLRASIRSMHELDDEPGNAIKLKVVDLGALIGLGLIGLIATGASSVLTGMSRRIIDATGLDGTWLASWGIDVISFVVGVAAGAVLFLYMQTALPRIILPRKVALIAALAGGIAFYLAQKLGNLYVSHVIGSNAAYGALALPLALLVWIYLLTRVIMLVAAWTKEASADREIVDERAEPEAEPEPLLPGPPGKCYQVVPVPERKADTVSVAAGAVLGATATTLAVQAVRALRAVRHR; this comes from the coding sequence ATGAAGAAGCTCAAGGCGGTCTGGCAGCGATTCAGCCGGACCCAGCTCTGGCGTGCGTGGCAGCGGTACGGGAACCGGCGGGGGAACCGGCTGGCCGGGGCGACGAGTTTCTTCGGGTTCCTGTCGCTGTTCCCGCTGATCGTGCTGGCGGCGGCGATCACCGGCCCGCTGCTCGGTGGCGAGGCGATCAAGGCGCTGAAGAAGGCGCTCCAGCAGAACCTGCCGGGGATCGGCAACCGGATCGACATCGACGGCCTGATCGCCCACGCGGGCACGATCGGGCTGATCTCGGGTGTGTCGCTGCTGCTCACCGGCCTGGGCTGGATCGACTCGCTGCGGGCCTCGATCCGCTCGATGCACGAACTGGACGACGAACCGGGCAACGCGATCAAGCTGAAGGTCGTCGACCTCGGCGCGCTGATCGGCCTCGGCCTGATCGGCCTGATCGCGACCGGCGCCTCCTCGGTCCTGACCGGGATGTCCCGGCGGATCATCGACGCCACCGGCCTGGACGGTACCTGGCTGGCGAGCTGGGGGATCGACGTGATCAGCTTCGTCGTCGGTGTCGCCGCCGGCGCGGTGCTGTTCCTGTACATGCAGACCGCGCTGCCGCGGATCATCCTGCCCCGCAAGGTCGCGCTGATCGCGGCGCTCGCGGGCGGCATCGCGTTCTACCTCGCGCAGAAGCTCGGCAACCTCTACGTGAGCCACGTGATCGGTTCGAACGCGGCGTACGGCGCACTCGCGCTGCCGCTCGCGCTGCTGGTCTGGATCTACCTGCTGACCCGCGTGATCATGCTGGTGGCGGCGTGGACCAAGGAGGCGTCGGCGGATCGTGAGATCGTCGATGAGCGCGCCGAGCCTGAGGCCGAGCCTGAGCCGCTGCTGCCCGGTCCGCCCGGCAAGTGCTACCAGGTCGTGCCGGTCCCGGAGCGGAAGGCGGACACCGTCTCGGTCGCGGCAGGTGCCGTACTGGGCGCCACCGCCACGACGCTCGCCGTACAGGCAGTCCGCGCCCTCCGCGCCGTACGCCACCGCTGA
- a CDS encoding D-alanyl-D-alanine carboxypeptidase family protein: MRLLLTACATTALVVSGPLTATAAGTGPQDSVGGELLTAKPTVVADGATPPAVQASAYVVADLDTGQVLAAKAPHAQLRPASTLKTLTALVLLPRLKKTDPVIGSSADAGIIGSKVGVYPGLHYTVDLLFQGMFLASGNDAVHALCVHDQGGIPATIQRMNTKAKELGALDTHVTDPTGLDADGQYSSAYDLALFAQAGLARQDFATYASTKYANFPNVGNKGTYQVANQNKLLFNYPGALGVKTGYTTLARNTFIGAARRNGHTLVVTMMNAPHGITEDASNLLTWTFANYDKLKPVGTLVKPASAPPQTTQTQGEDKPTSRKAGDPPARTALGPGQAVTSLALRVPVWAYAGPPVLLLGLFLRRPRALRRRRH; encoded by the coding sequence ATGCGTTTGCTTCTGACGGCCTGCGCTACCACCGCACTGGTGGTGAGCGGACCTCTGACAGCGACCGCCGCCGGTACGGGTCCGCAGGACTCGGTCGGCGGCGAGTTGCTGACGGCGAAGCCGACGGTGGTCGCGGACGGGGCGACACCGCCGGCCGTGCAGGCGTCTGCGTACGTCGTGGCCGACCTGGACACCGGCCAGGTGCTGGCGGCGAAGGCCCCGCACGCGCAGCTCCGCCCGGCCAGCACGCTCAAGACGCTCACCGCGCTGGTCCTGCTGCCACGGCTGAAGAAGACCGATCCGGTGATCGGGTCGAGCGCCGACGCCGGCATCATCGGCAGCAAGGTCGGCGTGTACCCGGGCCTGCACTACACCGTCGACCTGCTCTTCCAGGGCATGTTCCTGGCGTCCGGAAACGACGCCGTGCACGCCCTCTGCGTGCACGACCAGGGCGGGATCCCGGCCACCATCCAGCGGATGAACACCAAGGCCAAGGAGCTCGGTGCGCTCGACACGCACGTCACCGACCCGACCGGCCTCGACGCCGACGGACAGTACTCCAGCGCCTACGACCTGGCACTGTTCGCACAGGCGGGACTCGCCCGGCAGGACTTCGCGACGTACGCGTCCACGAAGTACGCGAACTTCCCGAACGTGGGCAACAAGGGCACGTACCAGGTCGCGAACCAGAACAAGCTGCTGTTCAACTACCCCGGCGCGCTCGGCGTGAAGACCGGGTACACGACGCTGGCCCGGAACACGTTCATCGGCGCCGCCCGCCGCAACGGGCACACGCTGGTCGTGACGATGATGAACGCCCCGCACGGCATCACCGAGGACGCGAGCAACCTATTGACCTGGACGTTCGCGAACTACGACAAGCTCAAGCCGGTCGGCACCCTGGTCAAGCCGGCCTCGGCGCCGCCGCAGACCACGCAGACGCAGGGCGAGGACAAGCCGACCAGCCGCAAGGCCGGCGATCCACCGGCCCGGACGGCGCTCGGCCCCGGCCAGGCGGTCACGTCACTCGCGCTCCGCGTGCCCGTCTGGGCGTACGCCGGCCCGCCGGTCCTCCTGCTCGGCCTGTTCCTCCGCCGCCCGCGCGCCCTACGCCGCCGCCGCCACTAG
- a CDS encoding zinc metalloprotease has protein sequence MRSFITRPRALAVLLAGTALAFSPLGGQATAKLPLDQLGNPACFTPEQGAAARGGFGADHRDLSVAEQKAIDARTAQILKAKNARVGTLASASVPVYVHVMRSSTGAGDVTDTQISQQIAELNQDYAGQESSQAANTGFTFYLAGTDRFNNDQWHKDKQSTTYRSQTRKGGKNALNIWLVDFSYLGIATFPWDYASNPSIDGIRVQYSSLPGGSATNYNEGKTASHEAGHWFGLYHTFQGGCTSTNDSVADTPAQSSASSGCPTGRDSCSLPGLDPIHNYMDYSYDSCYNQFTPGQSTRMSNMWTAYRA, from the coding sequence ATGCGATCTTTCATCACCCGCCCCCGCGCCCTGGCCGTTCTGCTGGCCGGTACGGCGCTTGCGTTCAGCCCGCTCGGCGGGCAGGCGACGGCGAAGTTGCCGCTCGACCAGCTCGGGAATCCGGCCTGTTTCACGCCAGAGCAAGGAGCCGCCGCACGCGGTGGCTTCGGCGCGGACCACCGCGACCTGTCGGTGGCCGAGCAGAAGGCGATCGACGCCCGTACGGCGCAGATCCTCAAGGCCAAGAACGCGCGCGTCGGCACGCTGGCGTCCGCGAGCGTGCCCGTGTACGTGCACGTGATGCGCAGCAGCACCGGTGCCGGCGACGTCACCGACACGCAGATCTCGCAGCAGATCGCCGAACTCAACCAGGACTACGCGGGCCAGGAGTCGTCGCAGGCGGCGAACACCGGCTTCACGTTCTACCTGGCCGGCACCGACCGGTTCAACAACGACCAGTGGCACAAGGACAAGCAGAGCACCACGTACCGTTCACAAACTCGCAAGGGCGGTAAGAACGCCCTGAACATCTGGCTGGTCGACTTCTCGTACCTCGGGATCGCGACCTTCCCGTGGGACTACGCGAGCAACCCGTCGATCGACGGCATCCGGGTGCAGTACAGCTCGCTGCCCGGCGGCTCGGCGACCAACTACAACGAAGGCAAGACCGCGTCCCACGAGGCCGGTCACTGGTTCGGGCTGTACCACACGTTCCAGGGCGGCTGCACCAGTACGAACGACTCGGTGGCCGACACGCCCGCACAGAGCAGCGCCTCCAGCGGCTGCCCGACCGGCCGCGACTCCTGCTCGCTGCCCGGTCTGGACCCGATCCACAACTACATGGACTACTCCTACGACTCCTGCTACAACCAGTTCACCCCGGGCCAGTCGACCCGGATGAGCAACATGTGGACCGCATACCGTGCCTAG
- a CDS encoding glutamine synthetase family protein, protein MGALGVEELRGLVEAGAVDTVLVAITDMQGRLQGKRCGARYFLEEVLKHGTEGCNYLLAVDVDMNTVDGYTMSSWERGYGDMVMAPDLETLRLVPWLEGTALVLCDVEWLDGTPVVASPRQVLRKQLDRLAEKGLKAYVGTELEFIVFDDTFETAWNKRYRDLTPANQYNVDYSLVGTSRIEPLLRDIRNGMEGAGMYVESAKGECNLGQHEIAFRYDEALATCDNHSIYKTGAKEIAAKHGKSLTFMAKYDEREGNSCHIHLSFRSDDGDPVLAGDRDHGFSQLMEQFIAGQLACLSEFTYLLAPNINSYKRFVRGSFAPTAVAWGLDNRTCSLRVVGHGDSLRVENRLPGGDVNPYLAVAAIIASGLHGIEQELELEPLLEGNAYESDKEHVPSTLREAAALFTGSKLARNAFGDEMVDHYSNAARVELDAYDAAVTDWERVRGFERL, encoded by the coding sequence GTGGGCGCGTTGGGTGTGGAGGAGTTGCGCGGGCTGGTTGAGGCGGGGGCGGTCGACACGGTGCTGGTGGCGATCACCGACATGCAGGGGCGGTTGCAGGGCAAGCGGTGTGGGGCTCGGTACTTCCTGGAGGAGGTGCTGAAGCACGGGACCGAGGGGTGCAACTACCTGCTCGCGGTGGACGTCGACATGAACACGGTCGACGGGTACACGATGTCGTCCTGGGAGCGCGGGTACGGCGACATGGTGATGGCACCCGATCTGGAGACGCTGCGGCTGGTGCCCTGGTTGGAGGGGACCGCGCTGGTGCTCTGCGACGTCGAGTGGCTCGACGGTACGCCGGTGGTCGCCTCGCCGCGGCAGGTGCTGCGCAAGCAGCTCGACCGGCTGGCCGAGAAGGGGCTGAAGGCGTACGTCGGTACCGAGCTCGAGTTCATCGTCTTCGACGACACCTTCGAGACCGCGTGGAACAAGCGGTACCGCGATCTCACGCCCGCGAACCAGTACAACGTCGACTACTCGCTCGTCGGCACCTCCCGGATCGAGCCGCTGCTGCGCGACATCCGCAACGGGATGGAAGGCGCCGGCATGTACGTCGAGTCCGCGAAGGGCGAGTGCAACCTCGGCCAGCACGAGATCGCGTTCCGGTACGACGAGGCGCTGGCGACCTGTGACAACCACTCGATCTACAAGACCGGTGCGAAGGAGATCGCGGCCAAGCACGGCAAGAGCCTCACGTTCATGGCGAAGTACGACGAACGCGAGGGCAACTCGTGCCACATCCACCTGAGCTTCCGCTCCGACGACGGCGACCCGGTGCTCGCGGGTGACCGCGACCACGGCTTCTCGCAGCTGATGGAGCAGTTCATCGCCGGCCAGCTCGCCTGCCTGTCCGAGTTCACCTATCTGCTGGCGCCGAACATCAACTCCTACAAGCGCTTCGTGCGCGGCAGCTTCGCGCCGACCGCGGTCGCGTGGGGTCTCGACAACCGCACGTGTTCGCTGCGCGTGGTCGGGCACGGCGACTCGCTCCGGGTCGAGAACCGCCTGCCCGGCGGCGATGTGAACCCTTACCTCGCGGTCGCCGCGATCATCGCTTCCGGCCTGCACGGCATCGAGCAGGAGCTGGAACTCGAGCCGCTGCTCGAGGGCAACGCGTACGAGTCCGACAAGGAACACGTACCGTCCACACTGCGCGAGGCAGCCGCGCTCTTCACCGGCTCGAAGCTGGCGCGGAACGCCTTCGGCGACGAGATGGTCGACCACTACAGCAACGCGGCGCGGGTCGAGCTCGACGCGTACGACGCGGCCGTCACCGACTGGGAGCGGGTCCGTGGTTTCGAACGACTCTGA